In the Limanda limanda chromosome 10, fLimLim1.1, whole genome shotgun sequence genome, one interval contains:
- the LOC133011528 gene encoding CD209 antigen-like, protein MTTSPPGSKALDGMYSHLIEAEDEQHRRSDVEVSQVRLPPRLSGPRPYRLAIICLATLCAILLISIIAMAAQGKNKAQGGGEVAPGPQKQTQDVNVTALTANNSALMLEKKQLQVQIDELLVKLATLMATKAPEVIKPTEAAIVCPMEWQLFNNSCYLISRLSRDWHESQSYCQSQGAHLAIIHSAEEQTFLWDLLPRGHWNAYWFGITDGQTEDQWKWVDDTPVVGGFWEVGEPNNHINEDCGYMIKTRVLTRVAVRSWYDAPCHMGLPYICEKEMGAGVSTAMPH, encoded by the exons ATGACGACCTCTCCCCCCGGCTCGAAGGCCCTTGACGGGATGTACTCGCATCTGATCGAGGCCGAGGACGAGCAGCACCGCAGATCAGATGTGGAAG TCTCCCAGGTCAGACTGCCCCCCCGGCTGAGCGGCCCCAGGCCCTACCGCCTCGCCATCATCTGCCTGGCCACGCTCTGCGCCATCCTGCTGATCTCTATCATAGCCATGGCTGCACAGG GTAAAAACAAAGCTCAGGGAGGCGGTGAAGTGGCCCCGGGGCCACAGAAGCAGACGCAGGATGTGAACGTGACGGCTCTGACCGCCAACAACAGCGCTCTGATGCtggagaagaagcagctgcaggtgcaGATTGACGAGCTGCTGGTCAAACTGGCCACCTTGATGGCCACTAAGG CTCCTGAGGTGATCAAACCGACCGAGGCCGCCATCGTCTGCCCCATGGAGTGGCAGCTCTTCAACAACAGCTGTTACCTCATCTCCAGGCTGTCCAGGGATTGGCATGAGAGTCAGTCGTACTGCCAGAGCCAAGGAGCTCACCTGGCCATCATCCACTCGGCCGAGGAGCAG ACGTTCCTGTGGGATCTCCTTCCCAGAGGCCATTGGAACGCCTACTGGTTCGGGATCACTGACGGGCAGACAGAGGACCAGTGGAAATGGGTGGACGATACTCCAGTGGTCGGAGG TTTCTGGGAGGTCGGCGAGCCCAACAACCACATCAACGAGGACTGCGGCTACATGATCAAAACTCGGGTGCTGACGCGAGTGGCCGTGAGGAGCTGGTACGACGCCCCCTGTCACATGGGCTTGCCGTACATCTGTGAGAAGGAGATGGGCGCCGGTGTCAGCACGGCTATGCCACACTGA